The following are from one region of the Lytechinus variegatus isolate NC3 chromosome 4, Lvar_3.0, whole genome shotgun sequence genome:
- the LOC121414002 gene encoding transcription initiation protein SPT3 homolog produces the protein MTILLQRAADVCMLRGARFISIEDFIFLMRNDHDKLKRLFQFLSFKDMGMKLTRQISMDDEEDITDELKATQAKRRKLCQDFLSSIDHTGELSSLLESDEVDPIKLERQDRADQKARGMDLNSYKEYTEARRMNFIRKSSKFKEWLDIGNLEPKPNAFAMEIVGFLAHETVAQIVDLSLLVQRDMLASPCDPISKSMSPICFSNLSPLTTHPHHAKLKAANTPPSTPSQSPVPSSPKSPTDKMVSPFLSSTNGNGNGGNLSASNNSNNSDSSSQSQGDSKAPLTPGGTSKAKSKKKKKDRGSSLAALSQYLAIQPHHIIEAMRRYSDVIQPMAYFSKYVTRMKPKLLVL, from the exons ATGACTATACTG CTACAGAGGGCAGCAGACGTCTGTATGCTGAGAGGAGCGAGGTTTATCAGCATTGAAGATTTCATATTTCTCATGAGGAATGATCATGATAAACTGAAAAGACTGTTTCAATTCTTGAGTTTCAAAGATATGGGAATGAAACTAACACGACAAATCAGTATGGATGATGAAGAGGATATCACAGATG AGCTGAAGGCCACACAGGCCAAGAGAAGAAAGTTATGCCAGGACTTCCTGTCCAGTATCGACCACACGGGGGAGCTGTCCAGTTTATTAGAATCCGATGAGGTAGATCCCATCAAGCTGGAGAGACAGGATAGGGCTGACCAGAAGGCCCGCGGAATGGATTTGAATTCTTACAAGGAATACACAGAGGCGAGGAGAATGAACTTCA TCAGGAAATCAAGCAAGTTCAAGGAGTGGTTGGACATTGGTAACCTAGAACCTAAACCTAATGCCTTTGCCATGGAGATAGTAGGATTCCTTGCTCATGAAACAGTAGCGCAG ATCGTGGATCTCTCCCTGCTGGTCCAGCGTGACATGCTTGCGTCCCCCTGCGACCCCATCTCGAAATCCATGAGCCCGATATGCTTCAGCAACCTCTCCCCCTTAACGACCCATCCCCACCATGCCAAGCTCAAAGCAGCCAATACCCCGCCCTCGACACCTTCACAATCCCCTGTCCCTTCGTCCCCCAAATCCCCCACGGACAAAATGGTATCGCCCTTCCTCTCATCCACCAATGGCAACGGGAATGGAGGCAACCTGAGTGCGTCTAATAACAGCAACAACTCGGATAGTTCATCGCAGTCACAGGGGGACTCCAAGGCCCCTCTCACGCCAGGAGGGACTTCGAAAGCAAagtcaaagaaaaagaaaaag GACCGTGGTTCATCCTTAGCAGCGTTGAGTCAGTATCTTGCTATCCAACCCCATCACATAATTGAAGCTATGAGGAGATATTCAGACGTCATCCAACCAATGGCTTACTTTTCG AAATATGTGACGCGGATGAAACCGAAGTTACTGGTCTTGTAA